The Streptomyces sp. Je 1-332 genome has a window encoding:
- the aroH gene encoding chorismate mutase, whose product MAVRAVRGAVQLERDAADHMDEQVSELLTAILERNALTQEDLISIWFTATPDLHSDFPAAAARRLGIVDVPLICAQELEIEGAMPRVVRVLAHIDSPKPRAEITHVYLGAAATLRKDIAQ is encoded by the coding sequence GTGGCGGTACGAGCGGTCCGGGGCGCCGTCCAGTTGGAGCGGGACGCGGCCGACCACATGGACGAGCAGGTCAGCGAGCTGCTCACCGCCATCCTCGAACGGAACGCGCTGACTCAGGAGGACCTGATCAGCATCTGGTTCACCGCGACCCCCGACCTGCACAGCGACTTCCCCGCGGCGGCCGCGCGCAGGCTCGGCATCGTGGACGTCCCGCTGATCTGCGCGCAGGAGCTGGAGATCGAGGGAGCCATGCCGCGGGTCGTCCGCGTCCTCGCACACATCGACTCCCCCAAGCCCCGCGCCGAGATCACCCACGTCTACCTCGGCGCCGCGGCCACCCTGCGCAAGGACATCGCCCAGTGA
- a CDS encoding YidB family protein, with protein sequence MAGNDLGSLLGGLLGGGQGGQGGQGGSGGGNVLGSLLGGLLGGGAGGAGGAASSGGGQGGSAGGNPLGGILDMIKNSGLVSQDQLDSWVGKGDNQPLSPDQVKQSVPDETLDKVATDAGVSRDEAADQIAQQLPQAVDKLTPQGQVPTGSLEDIIKEQKL encoded by the coding sequence ATGGCGGGTAACGATCTGGGAAGCCTTCTCGGCGGTCTCCTCGGCGGCGGTCAGGGCGGTCAGGGCGGTCAAGGCGGCTCCGGAGGCGGCAACGTCCTCGGCTCGCTGCTCGGCGGCCTGCTGGGCGGCGGCGCCGGTGGCGCAGGCGGTGCAGCCAGCAGTGGCGGCGGGCAGGGCGGTTCCGCGGGAGGCAACCCGCTGGGCGGCATCCTCGACATGATCAAGAACTCGGGCCTGGTCAGCCAGGACCAGCTGGACTCGTGGGTCGGCAAGGGCGACAACCAGCCGCTGAGCCCGGACCAGGTCAAGCAGTCCGTCCCCGACGAGACCCTGGACAAGGTCGCCACCGACGCGGGCGTCAGCCGTGACGAGGCCGCCGACCAGATCGCCCAGCAGCTGCCCCAGGCCGTCGACAAACTGACCCCGCAGGGTCAGGTACCGACGGGCTCCCTGGAGGACATCATCAAGGAGCAGAAGCTCTGA
- a CDS encoding ADP-ribosylglycohydrolase family protein, with protein MKRAATGSLIGLALGDALGFPTEFHDVPSILAKCGPWREMELPRPAIVTDDTQMTLALGRGLRTAMDRGLLGPKRMERPVREEFVDWYQSPENNRAPGNTCLKACYLLKAGKPWEEASQLHSKGCGANMRVAPIGLVPGLSDEQRAGAAQLQSALTHGHPTALAASDLTAHAVRLLAQGAEPTGLVGLLRSYAYENRETYHGRWLGELWTRGDDPTPGMFIARGWDECLAVLERLEAALRDANPETDPCLATGAGWIAEEALATGLLCFLQCVDEPLTALRRAACTSGDSDSIACLAGAFAGAHLGADAWPAEWAERIEYRGELLELGALWDGDA; from the coding sequence ATGAAGCGTGCCGCCACCGGATCCCTCATAGGCCTCGCCCTGGGGGACGCGCTCGGCTTCCCGACCGAGTTCCACGACGTGCCGTCGATCCTCGCCAAGTGCGGGCCCTGGCGGGAGATGGAGCTGCCCCGGCCCGCGATCGTCACGGATGACACGCAGATGACGCTGGCGCTGGGCCGCGGCCTGCGTACCGCCATGGACCGAGGACTGCTCGGCCCGAAGCGGATGGAACGGCCGGTACGCGAGGAGTTCGTGGACTGGTACCAGTCACCGGAGAACAACCGCGCACCCGGCAACACCTGCCTCAAGGCCTGCTACCTCCTCAAGGCCGGTAAGCCGTGGGAGGAGGCGAGCCAGCTGCACTCCAAGGGCTGCGGCGCCAACATGCGCGTCGCGCCGATCGGGCTCGTCCCGGGTCTGAGCGACGAGCAGCGGGCGGGCGCGGCCCAGCTGCAGTCCGCGCTCACCCACGGCCACCCCACGGCGCTCGCCGCGTCGGACCTCACGGCGCACGCCGTACGGCTGCTCGCGCAGGGCGCCGAGCCGACGGGACTGGTCGGGCTGCTGCGTTCCTATGCCTACGAGAACCGGGAGACGTACCACGGGCGTTGGCTCGGCGAGCTGTGGACGCGGGGTGACGACCCGACGCCGGGGATGTTCATCGCTCGTGGCTGGGACGAGTGCCTCGCCGTCCTCGAACGTCTGGAGGCCGCGCTGCGGGACGCCAACCCGGAGACGGACCCCTGCCTGGCCACCGGCGCTGGCTGGATCGCCGAAGAGGCGCTCGCCACGGGATTGCTGTGCTTCCTGCAATGCGTGGACGAGCCCCTCACCGCCCTGCGCCGAGCAGCCTGTACCTCCGGTGACTCCGACTCCATCGCCTGCCTGGCCGGCGCCTTCGCGGGAGCCCACCTGGGTGCGGACGCCTGGCCCGCCGAGTGGGCCGAGCGGATCGAGTACCGGGGGGAGCTGCTTGAGCTGGGGGCGCTCTGGGACGGGGACGCCTAG
- a CDS encoding NUDIX domain-containing protein, with protein MQGYDKYAFEPFAVTVDLAVFTVRAGRLHALLVERGQEPYAGRWALPGGFVLPDESAETAAGRELAEETGLTDSAGLHLEQLRTYSEPDRDPRMRVVSVAFAALVPEPPAVRAGSDAARAEWLPYGTQGPLAFDHDRILADAHDRVCAKFEYTGLATAFCPPEFTLGELRQVYETVWGAELDPANFRRKVLGTSGFVEAIPGAARLTGGRGKPAALYRAGPATALHPPLLRPSTVPSAASSEGNPS; from the coding sequence ATGCAGGGCTACGACAAGTACGCCTTCGAACCGTTCGCCGTCACCGTCGACCTCGCCGTCTTCACCGTCCGCGCGGGCCGCCTGCACGCACTGCTCGTCGAGCGCGGCCAGGAGCCGTACGCCGGGCGCTGGGCGCTGCCCGGCGGGTTCGTGCTGCCGGACGAGTCCGCCGAGACCGCTGCGGGACGCGAGCTCGCCGAGGAGACCGGCCTCACCGACAGCGCCGGACTCCACCTGGAACAGCTGCGCACCTACAGCGAGCCGGACCGCGACCCGCGGATGCGCGTCGTCTCGGTCGCCTTCGCGGCCCTCGTCCCCGAACCGCCCGCGGTGCGCGCCGGCAGCGACGCGGCCCGCGCCGAGTGGCTGCCGTACGGCACTCAGGGGCCGCTCGCCTTCGACCACGACCGGATCCTGGCCGACGCCCACGACCGCGTCTGCGCGAAGTTCGAGTACACCGGCCTCGCCACCGCCTTCTGCCCGCCCGAGTTCACGCTCGGCGAGCTGCGGCAGGTCTACGAGACGGTGTGGGGCGCCGAACTCGACCCGGCCAACTTCCGCCGCAAGGTGCTCGGCACGTCCGGCTTCGTCGAGGCGATCCCCGGTGCCGCGCGCCTGACGGGCGGCCGGGGCAAACCGGCGGCCCTCTACCGGGCGGGCCCGGCCACCGCCCTGCATCCGCCCCTGCTCCGTCCCTCGACCGTTCCCTCGGCTGCCTCCTCGGAAGGAAATCCCTCATGA